The following are encoded in a window of Methanofastidiosum sp. genomic DNA:
- a CDS encoding radical SAM protein → MSELIDKTKSICPVCFSVIDADIVEDKGKVLIKKSCSEHGNFQDTYWSDYEMFKKVKKFHVDGSKLENPHTKVKNGCPNDCGLCEDHFTPTVLCNIDVTNRCNMKCPICFANAQTAGYVLEPSKEELIAMMKSVRDEKPVPCMVVQFAGGEPTIRDDLPEIVQEAKKLGFTLAQIATNGIRLAKELEYCKELRQKGLNTVYLQFDGVTEKPYIAARGFNALPIKLQAMDNFRKSNLTSVVLVPTLVKGLNDDQVSDIIQFGIKNIDIIRGINFQPVSFSGRIDKEELERMRITIPDFVKIVEEQTNGEILAEDFYSAPSVNSFSNFIEAWRKTPQVKFTCHEHCGVATYVFIDAGKITPITHFIDVDEFFGLLDDLTEKVEDGGKITKAMAIAKITKELPHLIDFKRKPKNLDIKKLLLGVLKEGDVDTLADFSYHTLLIGCMHFQDPYNFDIERVKRCAIHYAVPGGKVIPFCTYNSLHREKIEKRYAVPLDVWVKQNKAKNLQAQRNLKSLSFP, encoded by the coding sequence ATGTCAGAATTAATTGATAAGACTAAATCAATTTGCCCTGTGTGTTTTAGTGTCATCGATGCAGATATAGTAGAGGACAAGGGCAAAGTTCTCATAAAAAAGAGCTGTTCCGAGCATGGCAATTTTCAGGATACTTATTGGTCAGATTATGAAATGTTTAAAAAAGTAAAAAAATTTCATGTCGATGGGTCAAAACTAGAAAATCCGCACACAAAAGTAAAAAATGGTTGCCCAAACGATTGTGGGCTTTGTGAAGATCACTTTACACCTACAGTTCTATGTAATATTGATGTCACTAATAGATGCAATATGAAATGCCCCATATGTTTTGCCAACGCCCAGACAGCAGGGTATGTTCTTGAACCTTCCAAAGAAGAACTAATTGCAATGATGAAATCGGTCAGGGACGAAAAACCTGTCCCCTGCATGGTCGTTCAGTTTGCAGGCGGGGAGCCAACAATTAGGGATGATCTCCCTGAAATCGTTCAGGAAGCTAAAAAATTAGGATTTACTCTTGCACAGATTGCAACCAATGGAATTCGTCTTGCAAAGGAACTTGAGTATTGTAAAGAACTTAGGCAAAAAGGACTTAACACCGTATACTTGCAATTTGACGGCGTAACAGAAAAACCTTACATCGCCGCTAGAGGGTTCAATGCACTTCCAATTAAACTTCAAGCAATGGACAATTTTAGAAAATCTAATCTTACAAGTGTTGTTTTGGTTCCAACTTTAGTAAAAGGTCTAAACGATGACCAAGTCAGCGATATTATCCAATTTGGTATTAAGAATATTGATATTATTAGAGGTATAAATTTCCAGCCTGTTTCTTTCTCAGGCAGAATCGACAAGGAAGAACTTGAGAGAATGAGGATCACAATACCTGACTTTGTTAAGATTGTTGAGGAGCAGACCAACGGAGAGATACTAGCAGAAGACTTTTACTCTGCACCAAGTGTCAACTCTTTCTCAAATTTCATTGAAGCATGGAGAAAAACACCCCAGGTAAAGTTTACATGTCACGAGCACTGTGGCGTTGCCACATATGTCTTTATTGACGCGGGAAAGATTACCCCAATTACACATTTCATCGATGTCGATGAATTCTTCGGATTACTTGACGATTTGACCGAAAAGGTAGAGGATGGCGGAAAGATAACTAAAGCAATGGCAATTGCAAAGATAACAAAAGAGCTGCCTCACTTAATAGACTTTAAGAGAAAACCAAAGAATCTAGATATTAAGAAACTACTTTTGGGTGTATTAAAAGAGGGGGATGTGGACACCCTAGCAGATTTCAGCTACCACACACTATTGATTGGTTGCATGCATTTCCAGGATCCTTATAACTTTGACATTGAGAGGGTAAAGAGATGCGCCATACACTATGCAGTGCCTGGCGGAAAAGTAATTCCTTTCTGCACTTACAACAGCTTGCACAGAGAAAAAATTGAAAAAAGGTATGCAGTCCCTCTAGATGTATGGGTTAAGCAAAACAAGGCCAAGAATCTACAGGCACAAAGAAACCTTAAATCTCTATCATTTCCTTAA